AAAAAGTTCCTGCCTCAGAAACTGGAAGCCTCACACCTGCAGGGCTTTTTATCGCGACTGCATGAAGCAGGTCTGATTCTGGCTGATGCCCTCGGGCAGGGTGAAATTCTGCTGGAACGTCAGATACAGAAACAGCAACAGGCCCGGCGGGCCCGCTGGATGAATCCGCTGGCCATTCGCTTCCGGGGCGTTGACCCACATCGACTGCTGACCTGGCTGCAGCCGGTCGCGGCGCTCTGCTTTACTCCCTGGTTTCTGCTGGCGACGCTGCTGCTGTTTGCCTCGGCAGTGACGCTCGTCTTCACACACTTCGATGCAGTTGTCGCCCAACTGCCCGAGTTCACCACCTTTTTTGAAGCGAAGAACCTGGTTCTGCTCGGGGTCAGTCTGGCGCTGGTCAAGATCCTGCACGAGCTGGGTCACGCGCTCGCCTGCCGACACTTTGGCGGGGAGTGTCGCGAAATGGGCGTCATGCTGCTGGCCTTCATCCCCTGCCTGTACGTCAACGTCAGCGATGCGTGGACGATGACGCAGAAGTGGCACCGGATCATCGTGAGCGCGGCGGGCATCCTCGTAGAACTGGTGATCTCATCGGTCTGCGTGTTTCTCTGGTGGTTTACGTATCCCGGTCTGTTTCATTCGCTCTGCCTGAATATCGTCTTCGTCTGCTCGGTGAGTACACTGCTGCTCAACGGCAATCCGCTGCTCCGCTACGATGGCTACTACATTCTGCTGGACCTGGTCGAGGTGCCGAACCTCAGACAGCGGGCCCAGACTATTGTTTCCAACCGCGTGCATCATTTTTTCTTCGGACACAAGGCAGACACCCTGCTCCGCGAACCCCGACGGCTGCGGCGTTTTCTGTTTGCCTACGGGGTTGCCTCGGCGATTTACCGCTGGCTGGTTGTGTTTCTGATTCTGACCGTCTGTTATTATGTACTGGAACCCTACGGCCTGGAAATCATCGCGCAGGTCATGGGAGCCTTCATCTTTTTGGGAATGCTGATCGTGCCCGTCAAATCCGGAATCAAGGAAATTCAGACTTACGCGAACGCGGGTCGCATCGACGGCGGTCGTTTTGTCCGGCGTGCGGCACTGGTCCTCCTGCTCCTGATGGGGCTGCTGCTGATTCCCTTCCCGCACCGTATCTCTGCCCCGGCGTTGATTGAACTGCAGGACGCGAAGCACGTCTATGTCACGTCCCCGGGGTTTGTCGCTTCCATCGCCAGCCCTCAAACCGTGGTCGAACCAGGAGCCCTCATTGCCCGCCTGCAGAACGATCAGATCGATCTGGAAATTCTCAAGCTCAAAGGACAGATCAGCGAACAGCAGATTCGCATCACCACGCTCAAGACGCGTCAGGTCGACGATCCCGATGCCGCCCGCGAACTGCCCACCGCCGAGGAACAGCTGACCG
This is a stretch of genomic DNA from Gimesia chilikensis. It encodes these proteins:
- a CDS encoding site-2 protease family protein, with product MSIGAQNYSNQPLHLRMRADLQVQPLQFGGKTYWGIKDPFSLQYYQLRDEEYFILKQLDGVASFESIRRQYEKKFLPQKLEASHLQGFLSRLHEAGLILADALGQGEILLERQIQKQQQARRARWMNPLAIRFRGVDPHRLLTWLQPVAALCFTPWFLLATLLLFASAVTLVFTHFDAVVAQLPEFTTFFEAKNLVLLGVSLALVKILHELGHALACRHFGGECREMGVMLLAFIPCLYVNVSDAWTMTQKWHRIIVSAAGILVELVISSVCVFLWWFTYPGLFHSLCLNIVFVCSVSTLLLNGNPLLRYDGYYILLDLVEVPNLRQRAQTIVSNRVHHFFFGHKADTLLREPRRLRRFLFAYGVASAIYRWLVVFLILTVCYYVLEPYGLEIIAQVMGAFIFLGMLIVPVKSGIKEIQTYANAGRIDGGRFVRRAALVLLLLMGLLLIPFPHRISAPALIELQDAKHVYVTSPGFVASIASPQTVVEPGALIARLQNDQIDLEILKLKGQISEQQIRITTLKTRQVDDPDAARELPTAEEQLTDLKDQLAQRLTDQRRLTLTAPVGGTLIPAPRTPAPADAAELPDWVGSPFDADNQHCFLKRGTWLCSLGNPRALQASLIVDQEDVEYVQAGQTVRILLDEFPDQVITGTIDDIAEIDLEDLHPNLIHREEVITEVDAEGKRRLSSTSYLVRVKLDVTDEQPVIHASGQAKIVVAPESLGKKAYRGLRKTFRLLQ